Proteins found in one Zea mays cultivar B73 chromosome 1, Zm-B73-REFERENCE-NAM-5.0, whole genome shotgun sequence genomic segment:
- the LOC100217224 gene encoding Pentatricopeptide repeat-containing protein At4g26680, mitochondrial-like — MPVPPAQQRTLPLPHFTLPPLTGQDHLFVAALRSHLSASPPPAVASLSRFLPGITPLRFSHLVVLLAGRVRPPHNLLTALLPSPPPSLPLAILLHSLPPRRCAELLTSVLPSVSPRAFPDLLHHVILTARLAAGTQRAAVVPAIDVLFSSCARDKKLSWATLTYRAMRAHGMFPTVESCNVFISGALRLRRPEIAISFFREMRRCRVSPNVYTVNMVMRAKCALGRVVDAAQLLDEMPCWGFSRTAASFNTLIAAYCHDSGGMETVLRLKERMEREGLVPNEVTYNTIVHGLCKEGRMHQARRIVNEMRVKGVTPNTITFNTLIHSYVTLGDNEVAMKMHEEMMKAGLSADLVTYNALILGLCNEGKTWKASQLVQELCAAKLEPNASTFSALIIGQCKKQNPERALDLLNAMKKAGFQPNYYTYSILISTFSKNKDFEGAIDVLKDMLMRCIAPDKALLHEFFEGLSKAKKLHLAADLRSVANGTRFISDIYYTDDYRNIDEE; from the coding sequence ATGCCGGTGCCGCCGGCGCAGCAGCGCACGCTACCCCTCCCGCATTTCACCCTCCCGCCTCTCACCGGCCAGGACCACCTCTTCGTGGCTGCTCTCCGCTCCCATCTCTCCGCTTCGCCGCCCCCTGccgtcgcttccctctcccgcttcCTCCCCGGAATCACCCCGCTCCGCTTCTCCCACCTCGTCGTCCTCCTCGCAGGGCGCGTCCGTCCTCCGCACAACCTCCTCACTGCGCTCCTCCCCTCACCGCCTCCATCGCTCCCGCTAGCCATCCTGCTCCACTCACTCCCACCGCGCCGCTGCGCTGAGCTCCTCACCTCCGTGCTCCCCTCCGTCTCGCCGCGAGCCTTCCCGGACCTCCTCCACCACGTGATCCTCACCGCCCGCCTTGCTGCTGGGACGCAGCGCGCTGCCGTAGTCCCGGCCATAGACGTCCTCTTCTCCTCGTGCGCACGCGACAAGAAGCTCTCCTGGGCCACGCTTACCTACCGCGCCATGCGCGCGCACGGCATGTTCCCGACGGTCGAGTCCTGCAATGTCTTCATCTCGGGCGCGCTCCGCTTGCGGCGCCCAGAGATAGCAATATCCTTCTTCCGAGAGATGCGCCGCTGCCGGGTCTCTCCCAACGTGTACACCGTCAATATGGTGATGCGGGCTAAATGTGCCCTGGGGCGTGTGGTGGACGCGGCGCAGTTGCTCGACGAAATGCCGTGCTGGGGATTCAGCAGGACTGCAGCCAGCTTTAACACGCTCATCGCTGCCTACTGCCATGACAGTGGTGGCATGGAGACCGTGTTGCGTCTGAAGGAGAGGATGGAGCGTGAAGGTCTTGTGCCAAATGAGGTGACCTACAACACGATCGTACATGGGCTGTGCAAGGAGGGCAGGATGCACCAGGCGAGGCGGATAGTGAATGAGATGAGGGTGAAGGGTGTGACTCCAAACACTATCACTTTCAACACACTAATTCATAGTTATGTGACTCTTGGCGATAATGAGGTGGCGATGAAGATGCATGAGGAGATGATGAAGGCTGGACTTAGTGCTGATCTGGTGACCTACAATGCGCTCATTCTCGGGCTCTGTAATGAAGGGAAGACATGGAAGGCCAGTCAGTTGGTTCAGGAGCTTTGTGCTGCCAAACTTGAGCCTAATGCATCAACTTTCTCGGCTCTGATTATTGGCCAATGCAAGAAGCAGAACCCAGAGCGTGCATTAGATCTGTTGAATGCAATGAAGAAAGCTGGATTTCAACCGAATTACTACACATATAGTATTCTCATATCCACTTTCTCTAAGAACAAGGACTTTGAAGGCGCAATTGAtgttttgaaggacatgctcatgaGGTGCATTGCTCCTGACAAAGCCTTGTTGCATgagttcttcgaaggcctctcaaAAGCTAAAAAACTGCACCTGGCAGCTGATCTTCGTTCAGTGGCCAATGGCACAAGATTTATTTCTGATATTTATTATACTGATGATTATAGGAATATAGATGAAGAGTAA